CTGGAAAAAGACCGGACATCACTTGTCATCAAGAATCCCATAGCTGCTCCAGGCGTGCAACCCTGGAAAGCCTACAGCTTTAATGGCAAAGGTTACAAAGGTTGGTCCACAACTGAAGGATGGGCTTTATGATGCGGCCTCATTTGTAAATAGCTGTTTGAATAGCTCTCGGCTTCTCTCTAGTCCTTCAGGTGTCAGGATGACAGATTTGGCCTTGTTGACAGGGTCACTGATCCACCCTTTGTGGTGTAACCGATTAAGAGCGTCCCAATCGTGCCCTTTCCAACTGCGAGCACCCTGCTCTGTTTCATTATGAATGTTGAGGGCTAACAAAGCGAGAACGGCATCATCAATTTTGTCATTGTCGGGCTGCATAACAATTTGACTAACATCGTTATCTATTGAATGGCGCTATTCTAACGCCACTAAAAACTGCCGATCTTCTGGGGTTGCTTCGATCCAGTAGAATAGCCGGAACAACTCTGGATAAAAGCATTCTTTGACAACTCATCATGATTGACATCTGAGAAGCTGGTAGTTCTCGAAACTCTCAGTAGACTTGAATTCTAATAGACCTCAGAATCCGTTAAATCGAGGTTTGTCCAAACCGATCCTGTTTCATGGGCTGATTCTACATGCTCTTTCAGTCAAAAAGAGCATGGAAAGGGGGTAAAGCATTGGAAATTCGTGGATTTGATCCAATGGGGGCAAGAAGGTCCAGCCTATTGGGAAAATATCGAATTATTGAGAATGGAGAAGATCTGAATTTGATAAAACTCATGGGCTGTTTCCATACCCAATGAAACATACACTGAATGACATTCACCAAATCAGTCAATGGTCGCTGCTCTAGTTCCCTCAAACTAATGCAGGGTAAGAAAACTCAGCAAAATTTGCATGTGATATTAGGTTAACAAGCTAATATTTAAGGCTATTTAGATTAAAACCCGAAATCATTAGACTGATACTCATTCACCTCGGTTATGGGATACTGCAGAGATAGTGAGGGGTTTGGTATCAATAGGTTCTGATTGTGCATCTGCGCCAGGTGAGATATCAACCTAACAGAGTGTTTTGATTAAACAAGAAGGATCATTCCAGCTGTCGTCTCAGTAAACCTTGGGAATCTCAAGGAGCAGTAGAATATGGCAGAGCAAAAAATGTCCGGTAGTCAAAGCTTCAAAACCTCAGATAGAGTGACGGAGCTAAATACCTCCTCAACCCACATTCCGAAAATGGGCGGTGGGATGCCCCTCGTCAGGTATTGGGTCGATAAGATGGCATCCCCCAAGGGTGTTCAAATTTGGAAAAAACTGATGCATAAGAGTGCTTGTCTATCTTGTGCCTGGGGCACGGGTGGGCAAAAAGGCGCTTTTATGAACGAGCTTGAGGAACCCTTGCAACGATGTGTGAAAAGCTTGGAGGCCATCGCCTCGGAACTCCAACCGGGGGTGAAACCCCACTTCTTTGAAGAATATTCTCTAGACCATCTGCAGACACTCACCTCGATGGAGTGTGACCGCTTGGGTCGGCTGAGTTTTCCAGTGATTTATCGAACCGGAAGGTCTCACTTTGAACCTATTTTATGGGAAGAGATTTATCAGATCGCTGAGACAGCCTTTAGACAACCTTCACATCGGGTTGCGTCCTATAGTTCTGGTCGCTCCTCGAATGAAGCCGCTTATCTGTTGCAATTAATGATCCGGGCCTTAGGGTCGAATAATCTTGCGGACTGTTCTGACCTATGCCACGCCCCTTCATCCGTAAGCTTAAGCACCGTCTTTGGGACGGGTACCTCCCTGGTGAGTTTGGAGAGTTTGCAGCAAGCTGATGGCATTGTTTTAGTGGGTTCAAATGCTCCCGCAAACCATCCCCGGTTGATGAATGAGTTGATCAAGCTGAACGAGCGCGGAGGGACAGTGATTGTAATCAATCCCCTACGAGAAGTGGGGTTGATCAAATTTGGCTCTCCAGCCTTTCCACTATCATCCCTGGTCCAAGGGTCAAAGATTTCTTCCTTATTCCTACAGCCCATTCCAGGTAGTGATTTAGCACTATTCATGGGTATTCAAAAAGTCCTGCTAGAGCGGGATTGGGTTAGGTACGACTATCTGCAGTCCTATACAGAACATTGGCAGGATGTGGTTGAGCAGGTCAAAGCGACGGATTGGGATACCCTGATCAACACCTGTGGCATTTCCAAAGACGAAATTGAAACCGCGACTGAGATGATCCATCAGTGTGATCGCGTCGTCTTTGCCTGGGCCATGGGCGTCACCCAACAGACCAACAGCGTCGATACCATCTTCAGTATTGCCAACACCGCCTTGATGACTGGGAATGTGGGTAAGTTAGGGGCAGGATTGATGCCCATCCGTGGTCATTCCAACGTCCAGGGGTTTGGGTCGATGGGTGTGACCGTTCGTTTGAAAACGGAAATTCGGGAAGCCTTAGAGAAACTATTGGAGCGTTCTCTCAAACGAGAACCCGGCTATGATGCCCGTGCGCTGATTGAAGCTGCAGCAGTAGGTCAAGTGGATACCCTGCTATGTTTAGGTGGAAATCTATATGCCGCGAACCCTGATTTAGTTCAAGCCAAACGGGCCTTGAGCCAAATTGATACCATTATCTACTTGGCCACTAAGCCCAATCTGGGTCATTTTCACGGTCATGCTGCCAAGAATACCCTAATTTTTCCGGTCTATGCCCGGTTTGAGAATCCTCACAAAACCACCACTGAGTCTGGGAATAACTTCGTCAGGCTCAATGATGAAGGCAAAACACATCTAAAGAATGCAGACCTGATCTCAGAGGTCGAATTTTTAACAGAGCTGGCTCATCGGTTGCATGGTAGTTCTCCGGTGGATTGGCGAAGACTGCAAGAAACCTGCTACGTTCGGCAACTGATCGCCCAAACCATTCCCGGATTGCAAAATGACCTGATCTTCGGCAATACTTAAACCCGATAGTTCGGCAACAGATTGACCATTAGCTTCGGCACCTTAAAACAGCATTTTCGGTAGGTAAGTCCCTCGTAAGAGATGCGCTGTCTTACACTTCTGCTGATTCAGCAGAACAAGTGATAGAGGACAGCAATGGCCATTAAACGTCAGGGACAACTAATACCAATGGTGAAATTTCGAGAAATATTACGCCTTCATAATCTGGGCTACAACCAATCTGAGATCGCACGCAGTTGCTTGACTGCCCGCTCTACGGTGCAAGACTATATCAAACGGGCACAAGCCCATTCTCTAGACTATGACAAGCTTGAGAACCTGAGTGATAGCGAAATTCAGGCACTTTTGGGTAAAGGATATCGCAAGCGGAATAAACAACAGCAGACCATCGATTTCGAGAGCGTCCATCGGGAATTACAACGCAAAGGGGTCACTCTCGGACTTTTATGGATGGAAGGGAAAGAGCGAGGGGACTGGCAGTACAGCTATGGGGGCTTTTGTCGTCGCTATCGGCAATGGAAAAAACGCCAGAACCTGTCGATGCGACAAGTGTACAAAGGCGGGGACAAGCTATTCGTAGATTTTAGTGGGATGACCATGCCCATACTGAATCTAGAGACAGGTGAACTCACCCAAGCTCAAATCTTCGTCGCGTGTTTGGGAGCAAGTAGCTACACCTATGTTGAAGCCCTCGCTAGCCAAGCATTAGACAACTGGATTGGTGCCCATCAGCGGGCCTTGGCCTTCTTTGGAGGCGTGCCGGCCGCCATTATTCCAGATAATCTCAAATCTGGAGTGACAGACCCGTGTCGCTATGAACCTGGGATTAACCGCACCTATCAAGACTTTGCCGAACACTACAACGTGATTATCCTACCCGCCAGGCCGAAAGCCCCTCGGGATAAAGCCAAAGTGGAGAATGCAGTGCAGCAAGTGGAGCGTCAAATTCTCGCTCCATTGCGAGATCAGCCCTTCACCAGTTTCACCCAGCTCAACCAAGCCCTTAACCAAGGACTCGAGAAACTCAATCAGCGGACGATGCGCGAGTATGGGCAATCGCGTCGTGAGCGTTTTGAGCAAGTGGATCAACCTGAACTTAAACCCTTGCCATCCCAGACTTTTGAGTATGCGGATTGGAAGAAAGCCAAAGTTCATCTGGATTATCACGTTGAATTCGAACGCCATTACTATTCAGTCCCTTATGAGTATGTACGCAAAAGCGTAATGGTCAAGATCACGGAATCCTTAGTGCAGATCTTCCATGACCATCAACGCATTGCCGTGCATCAGCGTTCACGGGTTCCGTTTAGCCATTCCACCGAAGAAGGGCATATGCCGCCAGAGCATTGGGCCTATAAGACCCAAACACGAAAGAAGTTTCTGGCGTGGGCCGAACAAGTCGGTCCAGCCACCCAACAACAAGTAACGGACATTTTGGATAAGAAACGCTATGACGAACAAGCCTTTCGGACCCTTCGAGGGGTCCAATCTCTCAATACAGCCTATGGCCCAGAGCGATTGGAAGCGGCTTGCAAACGAGCCAATGCTTTGGGCATGGTGGGCCGACGCTATCTCGATTCCATGCTCAAACACAAACTCGAATCAGACCCATTACCGGGTGAGGAGCATCAGGTGGTTCCCCTTCACCATGCCAATCTCCGAGGGTCTGAAT
This sequence is a window from Acaryochloris sp. CCMEE 5410. Protein-coding genes within it:
- a CDS encoding DUF6429 family protein, which codes for MQPDNDKIDDAVLALLALNIHNETEQGARSWKGHDWDALNRLHHKGWISDPVNKAKSVILTPEGLERSRELFKQLFTNEAAS
- the istA gene encoding IS21 family transposase; translation: MAIKRQGQLIPMVKFREILRLHNLGYNQSEIARSCLTARSTVQDYIKRAQAHSLDYDKLENLSDSEIQALLGKGYRKRNKQQQTIDFESVHRELQRKGVTLGLLWMEGKERGDWQYSYGGFCRRYRQWKKRQNLSMRQVYKGGDKLFVDFSGMTMPILNLETGELTQAQIFVACLGASSYTYVEALASQALDNWIGAHQRALAFFGGVPAAIIPDNLKSGVTDPCRYEPGINRTYQDFAEHYNVIILPARPKAPRDKAKVENAVQQVERQILAPLRDQPFTSFTQLNQALNQGLEKLNQRTMREYGQSRRERFEQVDQPELKPLPSQTFEYADWKKAKVHLDYHVEFERHYYSVPYEYVRKSVMVKITESLVQIFHDHQRIAVHQRSRVPFSHSTEEGHMPPEHWAYKTQTRKKFLAWAEQVGPATQQQVTDILDKKRYDEQAFRTLRGVQSLNTAYGPERLEAACKRANALGMVGRRYLDSMLKHKLESDPLPGEEHQVVPLHHANLRGSEYYQAT